A genomic segment from Corythoichthys intestinalis isolate RoL2023-P3 chromosome 2, ASM3026506v1, whole genome shotgun sequence encodes:
- the LOC130904800 gene encoding sodium/potassium-transporting ATPase subunit alpha-1, which produces MGLGRGKDEYKLAATSDGEDKKSKKAKDKKNMEDLKKEVDLDDHKLTLDELHRKYGTDLARGLSSARAKEILLRDGPNALTPPPTTPEWVKFCRQLFGGFSMLLWIGAILCFLAYGIQAASEDEPANDNLYLGVVLSAVVIITGCFSYYQEAKSSKIMESFKNLVPQQALVIRDGEKNNINAEDVVAGDLVEVKGGDRIPADLRIISAHGCKVDNSSLTGESEPQTRTPDFSNDNPLETRNIAFFSTNCVEGTARGIVINTGDRTVMGRIATLASSLEGGKTPIAIEIEHFIHIITGVAVFLGVSFFILSLILGYGWLEAVIFLIGIIVANVPEGLLATVTVCLTLTAKRMAKKNCLVKNLEAVETLGSTSTICSDKTGTLTQNRMTVAHMWFDNQIHEADTTENQSGTSFDRSSESWAALARIAGLCNRAVFLAEQTNIPILKRDVAGDASEAALLKCIELCCGSVKGIRDKYPKVAEIPFNSTNKYQLSIHKNSNSGETKHLLVMKGAPERILDRCSTIMIQGKEQPLDEEMKDSFQNAYVELGGLGERVLGFCHFNLPDDQFPEGFAFDTDEVNFPTEKLCFIGLMSMIDPPRAAVPDAVGKCRSAGIKVIMVTGDHPITAKAIAKGVGIISEGNETVEDIAARLNVPVSEVNPRDAKACVVHGGELKEMSSEQLDDILKHHTEIVFARTSPQQKLIIVEGCQRQGAIVAVTGDGVNDSPALKKADIGVAMGIAGSDVSKQAADMILLDDNFASIVTGVEEGRLIFDNLKKSIAYTLTSNIPEISPFLLFIIANIPLPLGTVTILCIDLGTDMVPAISLAYEAAESDIMKRQPRNPKTDKLVNERLISIAYGQIGMMQATAGFFTYFVILAENGFLPMDLLGIRVLWDDKQVNDLEDSYGQQWTYERRKIVEFTCHTAFFASIVIVQWADLIICKTRRNSILQQGMKNRILIFGLFEETALAAFLSYCPGMDVALRMYPLKPCWWFCAFPYSLLIFLYDEARRYILRRNPGGWVEQETYY; this is translated from the exons ATGGGGCTGGGA agagggaaggatgagtacaaattGGCAGCTACGTCTGATGGAGAGGACAAGAAAAGCAAGAAGGCaaaagataaaaagaatatggaAGACCTGAAGAAAGAAGTGGATTTG GATGATCACAAACTCACCTTGGATGAGCTTCATAGGAAATATGGAACTGACTTGGCCAGG GGTTTGTCCTCTGCCAGAGCAAAGGAGATTCTGCTACGTGATGGCCCGAACGCCCTTACGCCACCTCCCACTACACCTGAGTGGGTGAAGTTCTGCAGACAG CTTTTTGGAGGTTTCTCGATGCTTCTCTGGATCGGTGCCATTCTCTGCTTTCTTGCATACGGGATCCAGGCTGCCTCCGAAGATGAACCTGCCAATGATAAT TTATATCTTGGAGTTGTGCTCTCTGCTGTCGTCATCATCACCGGTTGCTTTTCTTACTACCAAGAGGCCAAGAGCTCTAAAATCATGGAGTCCTTCAAAAATCTTGTCCCACAG CAAGCCTTGGTTATCCGTGACGGAGAGAAGAACAACATTAACGCTGAAGATGTAGTTGCGGGAGACCTGGTAGAGGTTAAAGGTGGAGACAGAATACCAGCTGATCTCCGAATCATCTCTGCTCATGGTTGCAAG GTGGACAACTCCTCTTTGACTGGGGAATCAGAGCCACAGACCCGTACTCCAGACTTCTCCAACGACAACCCACTGGAGACAAGGAACATTGCTTTCTTCTCCACCAACTGTGTTGAAG GCACAGCTAGAGGGATCGTCATCAACACAGGAGATCGTACTGTCATGGGTCGCATCGCGACCCTGGCCTCAAGTCTGGAAGGGGGCAAAACTCCAATTGCCATTGAGATTGAGCACTTCATTCACATTATTACAGGTGTAGCTGTCTTCCTGGGTGTGTCCTTCTTCATCCTTTCCCTCATTCTTGGGTACGGGTGGCTAGAAGCTGTTATCTTCCTCATTGGTATCATTGTTGCCAATGTGCCAGAGGGTCTCTTGGCAACTGTCACT GTATGTCTGACTCTGACTGCCAAGCGCATGGCCAAGAAGAACTGCTTGGTAAAGAATTTAGAAGCTGTTGAGACCCTGGGCTCTACCTCCACCATCTGCTCAGACAAAACTGGAACTCTGACCCAAAACAGGATGACAGTTGCCCACATGTGGTTTGACAACCAGATTCATGAGGCAGACACCACTGAGAACCAGAGTGGGACATCCTTTGACAGGAGCTCTGAATCTTGGGCAGCCCTGGCCAGAATTGCTGGCCTATGTAACCGCGCTGTCTTCCTGGCAGAGCAGACCAATATTCCTATCCTAAAG AGGGATGTAGCCGGAGATGCGTCTGAGGCTGCCCTGCTCAAATGTATTGAGTTGTGCTGTGGATCTGTCAAAGGCATCCGAGACAAATACCCAAAGGTTGCCGAAATTCCCTTCAACTCCACCAACAAATACCAg CTATCCATCCATAAGAACTCAAACTCTGGAGAAACCAAACATCTGCTGGTCATGAAAGGTGCCCCTGAGAGGATTTTGGATCGGTGCTCCACTATCATGATCCAGGGCAAAGAGCAGCCACTGGATGAGGAAATGAAAGATTCTTTCCAGAATGCCTATGTAGAATTAGGAGGACTTGGAGAGAGAGTGCTTG GGTTCTGCCATTTCAATTTGCCTGATGACCAGTTCCCAGAGGGCTTTGCGTTTGACACTGATGAAGTCAACTTTCCCACTGAGAAGTTATGCTTCATTGGTCTCATGTCCATGATTGATCCTCCTCGTGCCGCTGTGCCAGATGCTGTTGGCAAATGCAGGAGTGCTGGAATCAAG GTCATAATGGTAACGGGTGATCATCCAATCACAGCCAAGGCCATTGCAAAAGGTGTGGGCATCATCTCTGAGGGGAATGAGACTGTTGAAGACATTGCAGCTCGCTTGAATGTTCCAGTGTCAGAGGTCAATCCCAG GGATGCTAAGGCCTGTGTTGTCCATGGTGGGGAGCTAAAAGAGATGTCCTCAGAGCAGCTTGATGATATTCTGAAGCACCACACTGAGATCGTCTTTGCCCGAACCTCTCCCCAGCAAAAACTTATCATTGTGGAGGGCTGCCAGCGACAG GGAGCCATTGTTGCTGTCACTGGTGATGGCGTGAATGACTCTCCAGCTCTGAAGAAGGCAGACATTGGTGTCGCCATGGGGATTGCAGGATCTGATGTCTCCAAGCAGGCAGCTGATATGATCCTGCTAGATGACAACTTTGCCTCTATTGTCACAGGAGTAGAAGAAG GCCGTCTGATCTTTGACAACTTGAAGAAGTCCATTGCATACACACTAACCAGCAACATCCCTGAGATTTCTCCGTTCCTCCTCTTTATCATTGCTAATATCCCCCTGCCTCTGGGAACAGTCACTATCCTCTGTATCGACCTGGGAACTGACATG gTTCCTGCCATCTCACTGGCCTATGAAGCAGCTGAAAGTGATATTATGAAGAGACAGCCTAGAAATCCTAaaacagacaaactggtgaacGAAAGGCTTATTAGCATCGCCTACGGACAGATTG GTATGATGCAGGCCACTGCAGGCTTCTTCACATACTTTGTGATCCTGGCAGAGAACGGCTTCCTGCCCATGGACTTACTTGGAATTCGAGTTCTCTGGGATGACAAACAAGTAAACGACCTGGAGGACAGCTATGGGCAGCAATGG ACATACGAGCGAAGAAAGATTGTTGAGTTCACCTGCCACACGGCCTTTTTCGCTAGTATTGTCATTGTGCAGTGGGCCGATTTGATAATCTGCAAGACCAGGAGGAACTCCATCTTGCAGCAGGGCATGAa GAATCGTATCCTTATCTTTGGGCTGTTTGAAGAGACCGCCCTTGCTGCTTTCCTTTCATACTGCCCTGGCATGGACGTTGCCCTAAGAATGTACCCTCTCAA GCCATGCTGGTGGTTCTGTGCCTTCCCCTATTCACTGCTTATCTTCCTCTATGATGAGGCAAGACGATACATCCTCAGACGCAACCCAGGCG GTTGGGTGGAGCAGGAGACCTACTACTGA